A region from the Triticum urartu cultivar G1812 chromosome 1, Tu2.1, whole genome shotgun sequence genome encodes:
- the LOC125534213 gene encoding cyclin-P4-1-like, which translates to MMTMAAEDQAAVPRVVSILSALLERVAKRNDVVAAVERRIRDVEEQEEQEDQGEDGKETTTTTTTKKTAVSAFQGLTKPAISVGGYLERIFRFAGCSPSCYVVAYIYLDRFLRRRPALAVDSFNVHRLLITSVLTAVKFVDDICYNNAYFARVGGISLMEMNYLEVDFLFGIAFDLNVTPAVFASYCAVLQTEMAYLEHPPPSIDAVSPTSLLQHCLPDQEVDTAAAAAAAAKSGCHRHQQQLTV; encoded by the exons atgatgacgatggcggcggAGGACCAGGCGGCGGTGCCGCGGGTGGTCTCGATCCTGTCGGCGCTGCTGGAGCGCGTGGCCAAGCGCAACGACGTCGTCGCGGCGGTGGAGCGGCGCATACGGGACGTGGAGGAGCAGGAGGAGCAGGAGGATCAAGGAGAAGACGGCAAGgagacgacgacgacaacgacgacaaAGAAGACGGCGGTGTCGGCGTTCCAGGGGCTGACGAAGCCGGCCATCTCCGTCGGCGGCTACCTGGAGCGCATCTTCCGGTTCGCCGGCTGCAGCCCCTCCTGCTACGTGGTGGCCTACATCTACCTCGACCGCTtcctgcgccgccgccccgccctcgcCGTCGACTCCTTCAACGTCCACCGCCTCCTCATCACCTCCGTCCTCACCGCCGTCAAGTTCGTCGATGACAT ATGCTACAACAACGCCTACTTCGCGAGGGTGGGGGGGATCAGCCTCATGGAGATGAACTACCTGGAGGTGGACTTCCTCTTCGGCATCGCCTTCGACCTCAACGTCACGCCCGCCGTCTTCGCCTCCTACTGCGCCGTGCTGCAGACCGAGATGGCCTACCTCGAGCACCCGCCGCCGTCCATCGACGCCGTCTCCCCCACCAGCTTGCTGCAGCACTGCTTGCCCGACCAGGAGGTcgacaccgccgccgccgccgccgccgctgccaagTCCGGCTGCCACCGACACCAGCAGCAGCTCACCGTCTGA